The Raphanus sativus cultivar WK10039 unplaced genomic scaffold, ASM80110v3 Scaffold1874, whole genome shotgun sequence genome window below encodes:
- the LOC108822944 gene encoding uncharacterized protein LOC108822944: MARKRKRSRLEKAINSPAEKEHGTSPNLTKYWFQRYDLFSKYDQGIEMDEEGWYSVTPEAIAVKQAERCRGKVVIDCFSGVGGNTIQFAKVCASVIAIDIDPAKVEMAINNAMVYGVGDRVDYVVGDFIHLAPSLKGDVLFLSPPWGGPMYNKVESYTLDMLQPKDGYSLFQIAQSITPNIIMFLPRNVDLAQLEELAWLSSPPLNLEIEENCVGGKIKAITAYFSCSAVYLEKIRTIIA, encoded by the exons ATGGCTAGGAAACGAAAACGATCACGCTTGGAGAAAG CGATAAACTCACCGGCGGAGAAAGAACATGGAACGAGTCCTAACCTCACCAAGTACTGGTTCCAACGCTACGACCTCTTCTCAAAATACGACCAAGGAATCGAGATGGACGAAGAAGGATGGTACTCCGTAACCCCCGAGGCAATCGCAGTCAAACAAGCAGAGAGATGCCGTGGCAAAGTGGTGATCGATTGCTTCTCAGGCGTTGGCGGTAACACCATCCAGTTCGCTAAAGT ATGTGCTTCTGTGATTGCTATTGACATTGATCCTGCGAAGGTCGAAATGGCTATTAACAACGCAATGGTTTATGGAGTTGGTGACCGTGTAGATTACGTCGTTGGTGATTTCATTCACTTAGCTCCATCTCTCAAA GGAGATGTATTGTTTCTTTCGCCACCATGGGGAGGACCAATGTATAACAAAGTAGAGAGTTACACACTGGACATGCTCCAACCAAAAGACGG GTACTCGTTGTTTCAGATTGCTCAATCCATCACGCCTAACATCATAATGTTTCTACCGCGGAATGTTGATTTAGCACAATTGGAAGAACTCGCTTGGCTCTCCTCGCCTCCTCTAAATCTTGAG ATAGAAGAAAACTGTGTTGGAGGAAAAATCAAAGCCATAACGGCTTATTTTAGTTGCAGCGCGGTTTATTTAGAGAAAATTAGGACTATTATTGCATGA
- the LOC108822939 gene encoding putative glycerol-3-phosphate transporter 3: protein MASWTSSEFLYVEIKPPGIHFLERFKRSGKLSFKQYQGMVFVLTFIAYIAFHASRKPNSIVKGTLSKPSTGHFKATEQGGWAPFDGPDGTALLGQIDLAFLSVYAVGMFVAGHLGDRLDLRTFLTIGMIGTGVFTALFGVAFWANIHSFYYFLAIQTLAGWFQSIGWPCVVAVLGNWFDKKRRGVIMGVWSAHTSIGNIVGSLIATGLLKFGWGWSFVGPALLITFLGVVVYLFLPVNPPAVEAERDGTEVDSTMRLGDTITESFLISSRMSTGFDRRAVGFLAAWKIPGVAPFAFCLFFTKLVSYTFLYWLPFYVSQTEIGGEHLSQETSGNLSTLFDVGGVVGGILAGYFSDQLDGRAITAGGFIYLTIPALFLYRTYGHISMAINIILMFTAGVFVNGPYALITTAVAADLGTHKSLKGNARALATVTAIIDGTGSVGAAIGPVLTGYIAAISWDAVFYMLMTAALISGLLLTQLIISEVKTLLYGSSEDDEVVAASEPRPPIDVLI, encoded by the coding sequence ATGGCGTCTTGGACATCATCTGAGTTCCTCTATGTAGAGATAAAACCACCAGGTATCCATTTCCTAGAACGTTTCAAGCGTTCGGGCAAACTCTCTTTCAAGCAATACCAAGGGATGGTCTTCGTCTTGACCTTCATCGCCTATATCGCCTTCCACGCATCCCGAAAGCCCAACAGCATCGTCAAAGGAACGCTCTCCAAACCATCAACCGGACACTTCAAGGCCACGGAACAAGGCGGGTGGGCTCCTTTCGACGGTCCAGACGGAACAGCTCTTCTCGGACAAATCGACTTGGCTTTCCTCTCCGTTTACGCCGTTGGCATGTTCGTCGCTGGTCACCTGGGTGACCGTTTGGACCTCAGGACGTTTCTAACGATCGGTATGATCGGGACGGGAGTGTTCACCGCTCTCTTCGGCGTCGCTTTTTGGGCCAATATCCATAGCTTTTACTATTTCCTAGCCATCCAGACGTTGGCTGGATGGTTCCAGTCCATCGGATGGCCATGCGTGGTTGCGGTTTTGGGGAActggtttgataaaaagagGAGAGGGGTTATCATGGGTGTTTGGAGTGCTCACACATCGATAGGGAACATCGTTGGGTCTTTAATCGCGACCGGACTTTTGAAGTTCGGTTGGGGATGGTCTTTCGTCGGTCCAGCCTTGCTCATCACGTTTCTCGGCGTTGTGGTTTACCTCTTCTTGCCTGTGAACCCTCCTGCTGTTGAAGCTGAGAGGGATGGAACCGAAGTTGATTCCACGATGAGGCTTGGTGACACCATTACCGAAAGCTTCTTGATTAGCTCCAGGATGAGTACCGGATTCGATAGAAGAGCCGTAGGGTTCTTAGCCGCTTGGAAGATCCCTGGCGTTGCACCTTTCGCCTTCTGTCTCTTCTTCACCAAACTTGTGTCTTACACTTTCCTCTATTGGCTTCCTTTCTACGTAAGCCAGACCGAAATAGGAGGAGAGCATTTGTCTCAAGAGACGTCTGGAAACTTGTCCACGCTCTTCGATGTTGGAGGCGTGGTTGGAGGAATCTTGGCCGGATACTTCTCTGATCAACTCGACGGGAGAGCAATCACAGCTGGAGGGTTCATCTACTTAACAATCCCAGCTCTGTTCCTGTACAGAACCTACGGTCATATCTCAATGGCGATCAACATCATCCTCATGTTCACGGCTGGAGTGTTCGTTAATGGACCTTACGCTCTAATTACAACCGCGGTTGCAGCTGATCTCGGTACTCATAAATCGCTTAAGGGAAATGCGAGGGCTTTGGCTACAGTCACTGCTATTATAGATGGAACAGGATCAGTTGGTGCAGCCATTGGACCTGTTCTCACCGGTTACATCGCAGCTATTAGTTGGGATGCTGTGTTTTACATGTTGATGACCGCAGCTTTGATCTCCGGATTGTTGCTTACTCAGCTTATTATATCAGAAGTGAAAACTTTGTTGTATGGATCATCTGAAGATGATGAAGTTGTTGCTGCTTCTGAACCAAGACCTCCCATTGATGTCCTCATATAA
- the LOC108822941 gene encoding UDP-D-xylose:L-fucose alpha-1,3-D-xylosyltransferase MGP4-like: MAHQLFYSSPLSYSSTSKGRHISLMSRNGLLLLVALLVILGVFLPWVRSPLFLFPNRTFSSFSPNWRNYSLAQAAKFVAKDGTVIVCTVSYPFLPFLNNWLISVSRQKHQDKVLVIAEDYATLYKINKKWPGHAVLVPPALNSQTAHKFGSKGFFNFTSRRPQHLLRLLELGYNVMYNDVDMVWLQDPFQYLQGSHEAYFTDDRTRIKPLNHSHCLPPPDRNGVTYICSCMIFLRPKTGAKLLMKKWIDELHAGSKVYEGNDQPAFNWALNKTAHQLDLYLLPQAAFPTGGLYFKNKTWVEETKGKHVIVHNNYIIGYNNKMKRFRDFGLWLIDDHSLESPLGKLE, encoded by the exons ATGGCGCATCAGCTTTTCTATTCCTCTCCTCTTTCTTATTCTTCAACCTCAAAGGGTCGTCATATCTCTCTCATGAGCCGCAACGGTCTCCTTCTCCTTGTCGCTCTCCTTGTCATCCTCGGTGTATTCTTACCTTGGGTAAGATCTCCCTTGTTCCTGTTTCCAAACAgaactttttcttctttttccccCAACTGGCGCAACTATTCTCTCGCTCAAGCAGCTAAGTTCGTCGCTAAGGACGGAACAGTGATAGTATGCACCGTTAGCTATCCCTTCTTGCCTTTCCTCAACAACTGGTTAATTAGCGTTTCTAGACAGAAGCATCAAGACAAAGTCCTCGTGATCGCTGAGGATTACGCTACACTTTACAAGATTAACAAGAAGTGGCCTGGCCATGCCGTTCTCGTTCCCCCAGCTCTCAATTCTCAGACCGCACATAAGTTCGGTTCCAAg GGTTTCTTCAATTTTACATCTCGGAGGCCGCAACATCTCTTGCGACTTTTGGAGCTAGGCTATAATGTGATGTACAACGATGTTGATATGGTCTGGTTGCAAGATCCGTTTCAGTATTTACAAGGAAGCCACGAAGCATACTTCACAGATGACAGGACTAGA ATTAAGCCTTTGAATCATTCCCATTGTTTACCACCTCCGGATCGAAACGGAGTGACTTATATATGTAGCTGCATGATTTTCTTGCGTCCCAAGACTGGAGCAAAGCTTCTCATGAAGAAATGGATTGATGAACTTCATGCTGGATCTAAAGTGTATGAAGGAAATGATCAGCCTGCTTTCAACTGGGCACTCAACAAAACTGCTCATCAG CTAGATCTATACTTGCTACCGCAAGCAGCGTTTCCAACAGGAGGATTGTATTTCAAGAACAAGACATGGGTTGAAGAGACAAAGGGGAAACATGTCATAGTCCACAACAACTACATTATCGGTTACAACAATAAGATGAAACGCTTCCGTGACTTTGGTCTATGGCTAATTGATGATCATTCTTTAGAGTCCCCACTGGGAAAACTAGAGTAA
- the LOC108821695 gene encoding F-box/kelch-repeat protein At2g22050-like produces the protein MSNSNADEPPEKRTTHPPPPPPQLSLSSLPDDIVLSCLARVPRSHHLNISWVSKNLTSLVRSPELNRLRSTLLPKNSLHVCFEEVDDDHDHSSFHWFNLNETPTREYCLVPNPTPFPPHPHKYGSSTVALGSKIFFVGGSTEHSSDLWILDTQTRSMTQGPSMTVPRSERKGAAGVIDGKIYVIGGGPFSFTGDIMYNIIHDEFQVEVFDPNSETWELAGVEKLLNVPRCSASVEGKVFVVEPERTSVYDPREGEGERMVHMVSHRLSEGDGSKDEFSDMPGSVCVVEDVLFAFFYGTGLMWFDTKLSVWRRLVGRDGKELPFNLNVADVAEYEGRLVVFYTKINLVHYNPVNTSVQCIFVSLDRAGGKICGTVDWSGILATVPVSFRFIHCLPVSE, from the coding sequence ATGTCCAACTCCAACGCTGACGAGCCACCGGAAAAACGCACTAcacatcctcctcctccgccgccgcagCTGTCGCTTTCTTCATTGCCTGACGATATCGTTTTGAGTTGCTTGGCCCGCGTCCCAAGAAGCCATCACCTAAACATCTCTTGGGTCTCCAAAAACCTAACATCCCTTGTTCGCTCGCCTGAGCTCAACCGCTTACGATCCACCCTCCTCCCCAAGAACTCCCTCCATGTATGTTTTGAAGAAGTAGACGACGACCACGACCATTCATCCTTCCACTGGTTTAATCTCAACGAAACACCAACGAGGGAGTATTGTTTAGTTCCGAACCCAACTCCCTTCCCTCCTCATCCTCATAAGTACGGTTCTTCAACCGTTGCACTAGGGTCAAAGATCTTCTTCGTTGGTGGTTCTACAGAACACTCCTCGGATCTATGGATCCTTGATACACAAACTAGGAGCATGACTCAAGGACCAAGCATGACCGTGCCTCGAAGCGAGCGCAAAGGAGCTGCGGGAGTGATCGACGGGAAGATATACGTGATCGGAGGCGGACCCTTCTCCTTCACCGGCGATATTATGTACAATATTATTCACGACGAGTTCCAAGTCGAAGTTTTCGATCCAAACTCGGAGACTTGGGAGCTCGCGGGGGTTGAGAAGTTGCTTAATGTTCCACGGTGTAGCGCCTCGGTGGAAGGGAAGGTTTTTGTGGTGGAGCCGGAGAGGACAAGTGTGTACGATCCGAGAGAAGGTGAAGGAGAACGGATGGTTCATATGGTAAGCCATAGACTCTCGGAAGGTGACGGAAGCAAGGATGAGTTCAGTGATATGCCGGGAAGCGTGTGTGTGGTGGAGGATGTTCTCTTTGCTTTCTTTTACGGGACTGGGTTGATGTGGTTTGATACGAAACTCAGTGTGTGGAGAAGATTGGTGGGTCGTGATGGGAAGGAACTACCCTTTAACTTAAATGTGGCTGACGTGGCGGAATACGAGGGAAGGCTTGTGGTTTTTTATACAAAGATTAATCTGGTTCATTATAACCCGGTTAACACGAGTGTTCAGTGCATATTTGTCTCACTGGACAGAGCTGGAGGAAAGATTTGTGGGACGGTCGATTGGTCTGGTATTTTGGCGACAGTCCCAGTTTCGTTTCGTTTTATTCATTGTTTACCTGTTTCCGAGTGA